From one Lolium rigidum isolate FL_2022 chromosome 4, APGP_CSIRO_Lrig_0.1, whole genome shotgun sequence genomic stretch:
- the LOC124705616 gene encoding alkylbase DNA glycosidase-like protein mag2, which yields MPKTRSAATPRPSAAGAATATAKISFRSRKIVKTPPAKPLTVVTVPPPAPIPPALPALSAPGELAAALRHLSAVDPLLSAVIASTDAPTFTSTPSIPAFHSLARSILYQQLATSAAAAIYARFLALLPSTPAVGPDPAVSPAGVLALAAADLRAIGVSGRKAAYLHDLAARFAAGDLSESSVAAMDEDALLAQLTKVKGIGEWTVHMFMIFSLHRPDVLPSGDLGVRKGVQELYKLKALPKPEEMAGLCDRWRPYRSVGAWYMWRLLESKGAAAKKAKKGNASA from the coding sequence ATGCCCAAGACCAGGTCGGCGGCGACGCCacgcccctccgccgccggagCCGCCACCGCCACGGCAAAGATCTCCTTCCGCTCCCGCAAAATCGTCAAGACGCCACCCGCCAAACCCCTCACCGTGGTCACTGTGCCGCCACCGGCGCCAATCCCTCCGGCGCTGCCCGCGCTGTCCGCCCCGGGCGAGCTCGCGGCCGCGCTCCGCCACCTCTCCGCCGTCGACCCGCTCCTATCCGCGGTCATTGCCTCCACCGACGCCCCCACCTTCACCTCAACCCCCTCCATCCCCGCCTTCCACTCCCTCGCGCGCTCCATCCTCTACCAGCAGctcgccacctccgccgccgccgccatctacGCCCGCTTCCTCGCCCTCCTCCCCTCCACCCCCGCGGTTGGCCCCGATCCCGCGGTGAGCCCCGCCGGCGTCCTCGCCCTCGCTGCCGCCGACCTGCGCGCCATCGGCGTCTCGGGCCGCAAGGCCGCCTACCTCCACGACCTCGCCGCCAGGTTCGCGGCCGGGGACCTCTCCGAGTCCTCCGTCGCCGCCATGGACGAGGACGCGCTCCTCGCCCAGCTCACCAAGGTGAAGGGCATCGGCGAGTGGACGGTCCACATGTTCATGATCTTCTCGCTGCACCGCCCCGACGTGCTGCCGTCCGGCGACCTCGGCGTGCGCAAGGGCGTGCAGGAGCTGTACAAGCTGAAGGCGCTGCCCAAGCCGGAGGAGATGGCCGGATTGTGCGACCGGTGGCGCCCATACAGGTCGGTTGGCGCCTGGTACATGTGGCGCCTCCTGGAGAGCAAGGGCGCCGCCGCCAAGAAGGCCAAGAAGGGCAATGCGAGCGCGTAG